A stretch of Tenrec ecaudatus isolate mTenEca1 chromosome 2, mTenEca1.hap1, whole genome shotgun sequence DNA encodes these proteins:
- the LOC142441219 gene encoding olfactory receptor 2L2-like translates to MENYNATSTDFILLGLFPPSRIGFFLFILILLIFLLALIGNLSMILLILLNIHLHTPMYFLLSQLSLMDLNYISTIVPKMAFNFLYSDRSISFIGCGVQSFFFLTLAVAEALLLTSMAYDRNVAICFPLHYPIRMSQRVCVLMIVGSWIMGSINSCAHTIYALHIPYCRSRSINHFFCDVPAMLTLACMDTWVYEYTVFVSTTLFLVFPFIGITCSYGRVLLAVYRMPSSEGRKKAYSTCSTHLTVVTFYYAPFAYTYLRPRSFRSPTEDKILAVFYTIITPMLNPVIYSLRNKEVIGAVRRMSQRLFSVKV, encoded by the coding sequence ATGGAGAATTATAATGCAACATCCAcagatttcattttattagggctgttCCCCCCATCAAGAATTGGCTTCTTTCTTTTCATCCTCATCCTTCTCATTTTCCTATTGGCTCTGATTGGCAACTTATCCATGATCCTGCTCATCCTCCTGAACATCCATCTCCATACACCCATGTACTTTCTCCTTAGCCAGCTCTCCCTTATGGACCTGAATTACATCTCCACCATTGTCCCCAAGATGGCTTTCAATTTCCTCTATTCTGACAGGTCGATCTCCTTCATTGGATGTGGAGTCCAGAGTTTCTTCTTCTTGACCCTAGCAGTTGCAGAGGCACTTCTCTTGACATCGATGGCCTATGATCGCAATGTGGCCATTTGCTTTCCTCTTCACTATCCTATACGGATGAGTCAAAGGGTATGTGTGCTAATGATTGTAGGATCTTGGATAATGGGATCTATCAATTCTTGTGCTCATACAATATATGCTCTCCATATCCCCTATTGCCGATCCAGATCTATCAATCATTTCTTCTGTGATGTCCCAGCCATGCTGACTCTGGCTTGCATGGACACCTGGGTCTATGAATACACAGTGTTTGTGAGCACAACTTTGTTCCTCGTGTTTCCTTTCATCGGCATTACTTGTTCCTATGGCCGGGTTCTCCTCGCTGTGTACCGCATGCCCTCCTCAGAAGGGAGGAAGAAGGCTTATTCAACCTGCAGCACCCACCTCACTGTGGTGACTTTCTACTATGCACCCTTTGCTTACACCTATCTACGGCCAAGATCCTTTAGATCTCCAACAGAAGACAAGATTCTTGCTGTTTTCTATACCATCATCACCCCTATGCTCAACCCTGTCATCTACAGCCTAAGGAACAAAGAAGTCATAGGAGCTGTGAGAAGAATGAGTCAGAGATTATTCTCTGTGAAAGTATAG
- the LOC142440400 gene encoding olfactory receptor 2L3-like, with amino-acid sequence MENYNETSTYFTLLGLFPPSRIGLFLFILIILNFLMALIGNLSMILLIFLDNHLHTPMYFPLSQLSFMDLNYISTIVPKMAFNYLSGNNSISFIGCGVQSFFFLTLAGAEALLLAFMAYDRYVAICLPLHYPIRMRKSVCLLMVAGSWIMGSINSCAHTAYALHIPYCRSRVINHFFCDVPAMLTLACMNTWVYEYTVFVSTTFFLVFPFIGITCSYALVLLTIYRMPSSEGRPNAYSTCSTHLTVVTLYYAPFAYTYLRPRSSRSPTEDKVLAVFYTIVTPMLNPVIYSLRNKEVMGSLKRTIQKFFLNCR; translated from the coding sequence ATGGAAAATTATAATGAAACATCAACTTATTTCACCTTATTAGGGCTGTTCCCACCATCAAGAATTGGCTTGTTTCTATTTATTCTCATCATTCTTAATTTTCTAATGGCTCTCATTGGCAACCTGTCCATGATCTTACTCATCTTCTTGGACAATCATCTTCACACACCCATGTATTTTCCACTTAGCCAGCTCTCCTTCATGGACCTGAATTACATCTCCACCATTGTTCCCAAGATGGCTTTCAATTATCTTTCTGGAAACAACTCGATATCCTTCATTGGATGTGGAGTCCAGAGTTTCTTCTTCTTGACCCTGGCAGGGGCAGAAGCACTTCTCTTGGCTTTTATGGCCTATGATCGCTATGTGGCCATTTGTCTACCTCTTCACTATCCTATTCGTATGCGCAAGAGTGTATGCTTGCTAATGGTTGCAGGATCCTGGATAATGGGGTCTATCAACTCCTGTGCCCACACTGCATATGCACTCCACATCCCCTACTGCAGATCTAGGGTTATCAATCATTTCTTCTGTGATGTTCCAGCCATGCTGACTCTGGCTTGCATGAACACCTGGGTCTATGAGTACACGGTGTTTGTAAGCACTACCTTTTTCCTAGTGTTTCCGTTCATTGGCATCACTTGCTCCTATGCCCTCGTTCTCCTCACTATCTACCGCATGCCCTCCTCAGAAGGGAGACCGAATGCTTATTCAACCTGCAGCACCCACCTCACTGTGGTGACTTTGTACTATGCACCCTTTGCTTACACCTACCTACGCCCACGATCTTCTAGATCTCCAACAGAAGACAAGGTTCTTGCTGTTTTCTATACTATCGTCACTCCGATGCTCAACCCTGTCATCTATAGCTTAAGGAACAAGGAGGTGATGGGATCCTTGAAGAGAACCAttcaaaaattctttttaaaCTGTAGATAA